A window of the Oryza brachyantha chromosome 5, ObraRS2, whole genome shotgun sequence genome harbors these coding sequences:
- the LOC121054486 gene encoding zinc finger protein ZAT11-like, whose protein sequence is MSRTRQLGEMERGVDTAHLLMLLSRRRHGGLGAGGSARDGGGTCARVFECRTCGRRFPTFQALGGHRASHKRHRASRAPPDDGALLPPPPPPPEKAREGGGSTRATATATAKATHGCPVCAVQFPVGQALGGHMRRHRAAPGDDASYPDVTHRGAGAAARVEVDDDVEDDCTGEVCLDLSLTPSENCAKCRHAGPGAAANPAQTTILLGCPL, encoded by the coding sequence ATGAGCAGAACGCGGCAGCTTGGAGAGATGGAGCGCGGCGTCGACACGGCCCACCTCCTCATGCTgctctcgcggcggcggcacggcggactcggcgccggcggcagcgcgcggGACGGCGGTGGCACGTGCGCCCGCGTGTTCGAGTGCAGGACGTGCGGCAGGCGGTTCCCGACGTTCCAGGCGCTGGGCGGGCACCGCGCCAGCCACAAGAGGCACCGCGCCTCGCGCGCGCCACCTGACGACGGCGctctcctgccgccgccgccgccgccgccggagaaggcgcgcgagggcggcggcagcacgagggcgacggcgacggcgacggcgaaggcgaCGCACGGGTGCCCCGTCTGCGCGGTCCAGTTCCCCGTCGGGCAGGCGCTCGGCGGGCACATGCGGCGGCACCGtgcggcgcccggcgacgacgcctcCTACCCCGACGTCACGCACCGCGGCGCAGGCGCTGCGGCGCGTGTGgaggtcgacgacgacgttgAAGACGACTGCACCGGCGAGGTTTGCTTGGACCTGAGCCTGACGCCGTCGGAGAACTGCGCCAAGTGCCGCCACGCCGGGCCCGGCGCTGCGGCGAACCCCGCGCAAACAACGATTCTACTGGGCTGTCCCCTTTGA